From the genome of Parasteatoda tepidariorum isolate YZ-2023 chromosome X1, CAS_Ptep_4.0, whole genome shotgun sequence, one region includes:
- the LOC107457480 gene encoding leucine-rich repeat-containing protein 15-like — translation MPIAAISFILTFTFIAVIWGKCPEECICGADLEDRKRVICNKGGLVEIPTLKMDLDIQVLIITAPPHNSNELTIGRIFLDFHDLEEVRITYSKLPAIGDSSFWPGKNLKILDLSHNNITFIRDKDFYGLRNLRVLDLSYNGISASPSAPFRLLSSLTTLSLARNKFRTLVPRFFYMLTKLEKLDLSGNPLKDIDPENLKDVRPLRRFHLAKCQLTRLHSLVYQQLPNLEELDLRDNYFTYFSPEEFRHLKRLKYLHLDGNNLTLIVEKTFDGHNLRHLGLSRNRIFKFSKCAFCNLSIQQLDLSYNQLVSIHFDALSPIAHSLESLDVSFNEIDSEELELALSPLYKLKKLSLSGMKLDHLSDDAFINNIELKTLDISYNLFSNLSGQTIQPLHQIEEIDLSHNLLEYLDPSFLEKIDNISTLHVLHLHSNPWSCHRCSVLTLLRWIRQSILYSSTCDVNYESSTCMRCASPLSLEGRALHSLRRLDLEPCNSLMPQSRVFVASSNVVIIVVITVVILFIIIFTVSVIIYKKQGASYYTHEGDRTPTLGVLGIPSDYADINGRTFSEERRRAYFVTLDRIDELAGEKIVAAFNSN, via the coding sequence ATGCCGATTGCCGCCATATCCTTCATACTCACTTTTACATTCATAGCTGTGATATGGGGGAAATGCCCTGAAGAATGCATATGTGGTGCTGATCTTGAGGATCGAAAAAGGGTTATCTGCAATAAAGGTGGGCTAGTAGAAATTCCCACTTTAAAAATGGATCTGGATATACAAGTATTAATAATCACGGCTCCACCTCATAATTCCAATGAATTAACAATAGGTAGAATATTTCTAGATTTCCATGATCTAGAAGAAGTTCGTATTACTTATTCGAAGTTACCTGCCATTGGAGACAGTTCGTTTTGGCCtggaaaaaatcttaaaatcctAGACCTTAGTCATAACAACATAACATTTATTCGTGACAAAGATTTTTATGGCCTACGAAATCTGCGTGTTTTAGATTTAAGCTATAATGGCATATCAGCTTCTCCATCTGCTCCATTCAGATTATTATCAAGTCTAACAACCCTTTCTCTAGCTCGAAATAAGTTTCGAACACTAGTTCCAAGATTTTTTTACATGCTTACCAAATTGGAAAAATTGGATTTAAGTGGAAATCCTCTGAAGGACATAGATCCTGAAAACCTTAAAGATGTTCGTCCACTTCGACGATTTCATTTAGCTAAATGTCAACTAACCAGGCTTCATTCGCTAGTTTATCAGCAACTTCCCAACTTAGAAGAATTAGATTTAAGAGATAActactttacttatttttcgcCAGAAGAATTTAGACATCTGAAAcgtttaaaatatcttcatttgGATGGGAATAATCTGACTCTTATTGTTGAGAAAACGTTCGATGGACACAACTTGAGACATCTTGGTTTGTCGCGAAATCGAATATTCAAATTCTCTAAATGTGCATTCTGTAACTTGTCAATACAGCAATTAGATCTTTCGTATAATCAACTCGTAAGTATACATTTTGACGCTTTATCACCCATAGCCCACTCATTAGAAAGTTTAGACGtcagttttaatgaaatagatTCTGAGGAATTAGAACTCGCTTTAAGTCCTCTTTACAAATTGAAGAAACTATCACTATCAGGAATGAAACTTGATCATCTATCAGATGATGCTTTTATCAACAACATTGAACTAAAAACATTAGACATatcttacaatttattttcaaacttatcaGGTCAAACCATCCAACCTCTACAtcaaattgaagaaattgatttaTCACACAATCTGTTGGAATATTTAGATCCTtcctttttggaaaaaattgacaatataTCAACTTTGCatgttttacatttacattCAAATCCATGGTCTTGTCATCGATGCTCCGTCCTCACTCTACTAAGATGGATCCGACAATCTATTCTTTATAGTAGTACTTGTGATGTGAACTACGAAAGTAGTACCTGCATGAGATGTGCTTCGCCACTTTCTCTGGAGGGACGTGCTTTACATTCATTGCGTCGCTTAGATCTTGAACCTTGCAATAGCCTAATGCCTCAATCTAGAGTATTTGTAGCATCATCAAATGTCGTCATTATTGTTGTAATAACAGTTgttattcttttcataattatttttactgtttctgtcataatttacaaaaagcAGGGGGCATCGTATTACACGCATGAAGGTGATAGAACCCCAACTTTAGGTGTACTCGGAATACCATCTGATTACGCTGATATCAATGGAAGAACTTTTTCAGAAGAAAGAAGAAGAGcgtattttgtaactttagatcGAATAGATGAACTTGCGGGTGAAAAAATTGTGGCAGCTTTTAACTCtaactaa